DNA sequence from the Lentimicrobiaceae bacterium genome:
ATCAAAACGACTAAAAAAATTGAAATTAAACGGGTAATGAACCAATTTCGTGTTTCGATGGTATGGTAGGTGTTGTTAAATTCTGTTATTATTGAGTTTACTCCGCTTGTTGAAAAATACAGCGCAAGAATAAACCCAACGGAAAGTAGCCCCCCTCTTTGCCGTAAGATGATGTCTTCAACGGTAGCTTTTACCGCATCAAAAGCATTACCGGGTATCACCTCCTTTAAAAGATTAAGCAAGGTTTCCTGAAAACTTACTACCGGAATATAGGGTATTATGGTAAAAAAGAATATAATAGCAGGGAAAAGTGCCAGAAAAAAAGTAAAGGATAACGATGCAGCCCTTGTGGTTAATGAGCCTTTTTGCAAACCCCGGATAAAAAATACGGTAACATCATACAGCGGAATTCTATCGAAACCGGGTATTACCATTTTTTTCGATGTATTGATTACAAAAGAAACCACTTTACTTTCTCCAAAAACTATTACGAGTTTTTGCAAAGCAATTACCCACTTTTTGAATATATTCATTCCTGTTTTACTGTATATCGTAGTTGCTAATCCCTGCCAATATATTACTATGTTTTTCTGACGTCTGGTACTGGTTTATTTTAAAATCGAGAGTGGCAAATTGTTTCAGGCATAGCCGTTTGTTTATTTTTCACAAAATTAAATTTTTTCTGCTTGTGTAGGATAAATTTTTCTATGGGCTTTTATAGTCAAATTAATTGTCTATTCCCAAAATAGCTTGACAGGTTTTTCAAGCAAATTCCAAGATGAAAGAAAAAAAAGAGAAGTGAGAGAGAAGAATTTGCCATAGCCCATCGCAGATGGCTGGTTCGGGAGATAGAATCAGGAAAAATAAGCGTACAACAAGCTGTTGAGCGGTTTGATTTTTAAAGTAAGTACTTATATCTTGGCGTAAGCGTTATGCGCCATAAGTTATTGTATCATTGCCAGTAACAACAGGAAAGAACGACTAAAACAGGAAGCTCTTTTCAGGCATGCCAAAAAGATGGAGAAACAATTGGAAGATGTGCAAATAAAGAACATTGCGAGACCGTTGCAAAACCCGCCCGATAGGATGTAAAAGTAGGTTTATTAATTCATTTCGCCCTTATATAGTTCTTAAATGTCCCCCATTCTTTTAAAAAAGGCAACTGTTGTTTCAACCAGCCGAATATACGGTATTTGCATTTCTCATGCTTATGTCTGGGACGCTCAGGATTAGGTTTTCCGCCGTATTGCAGTTGCTCCTTCCAGTTGAACCGGCTTATCCACTCTTTCATCACTGCAGGATGGCTGTCGTTGAATTCGGCAAGATAATTCAGTGGTCCGTAATCGAAATCAAATTTTCCTTCTTTGTCCATGCGTTCTACCTCTTCCCTACCCTTATGTATCGTAGCGAGGGCTTTTGTCTTGCTTTTCATCAATGAAGGCGGACGTACCCATCCGTAATGGTAAACATAAGCATCTATTTCTGCCACTTTCAGTTTAAAGGTATTCTCCTGTCTGCGGTAATTCAAGCCATCGAAGTCAGGAATGCGGCGAAAGCTCTGTGCCGACTCAAAAGAGTGAATTTCGGGTAGATTTCGGATAATTCGTATTTCGCGGGGGTACCATCCATGCGCTTTATGGTAATGCTGATAGTCGCCCCAAAAGTGTAGGTATTTAAAAAGTAAGCCTTCCACACAAGAGTCGTCCAGGTATTTTTCGCATTTATTACGAATTTCGGGAAGATATTTTTCATGGATAACCTCATCGGCTTGCAGGTAGAATAGCCAGTCGCCGGTGCAATGGCTTTTGGCGATGTCGGTCTGGTGTGCATTCTCCATCCCGCGCGGATAACGGGCAATATCCCATACTGTGTCAATAATTTTTATCTTTTCGCTGCCGATATTTTCAACAAGCGCACGGGTATGATCACCAGGGTCGCAGTCGCCAATAGCAATCACAAACTCATCTACGATTGGTAAAACCGATAATATTGCCTCCTTTACGGGGTAATAAAGTTTGTCAGCATTTTTAACCATCGAGAAACCGCTTATCTTCATAGTGTCGTTTTGCCGTTTTGTTTGATGATTTATGATTCTGTCTGTAGAAGTCTTATTCAAATACCTGGAGGCTGTACAGCTTTTTGTAAATACCATTATTTTTCAGAAGTTCGTCGTGAGTTCCTCTTTCAACTATTTCTCCTTCGTGTAAAACGCATATTTCGTCGGCATCATGCACGGTTGAAAGACGGTGAGCTATAACCAGAGAAGTACGATTTTCCATCACTCTGGAAAGAGCATCCTGCACTAGCTTTTCCGATTCGGTATCGAGAGCCGAAGTAGCTTCATCAAGAATCAGAATCGGCGGATTTTTCAGTATTGCTCTTGCAATGGAGATTCTTTGCCTCTGGCCACCAGAGAGTTTTTGCCCGCGTTCGCCTATATTGGTATCATAGCCTTCCTCGGTATTCATTATAAAGTCATGTGCATTTGCTATGCAGGCAGCGGCTTCCACCTCCTGATAAGTTACATTTTCTGCGCCAAAAGCTATGTTATTGTAAATTGTATCGTTAAAAAGTATAGGCTCCTGGTTAACAATTCCCATCAGGCAGCGCAAATCCGCAATTTTATAATCGCGTATAGAAATACCATCCAAATAAATTCCACCCTCATCCACATCGTAAAAACGAGGCAACAAATCTACCAAAGTGGATTTTCCCGAACCCGATTGCCCTACCAAGGCAATGGTTTTGCCTTTTTCCACCTTCAGGTTTATATTTTTCAAAACATATTCCTTTTCGTATTTGAAGGAAACATTGCGGTATTCCACCATCTGACTAAACCCGGAAACGGGCTTGGCATCGGGTTTTTCCACAATTTTATCATCGGAATTCAGCACTTCATTTACCCTGTCGGCCGAAGCAAGTCCTTTTTTGATATTATATCTTGCGGTAGAAAATGATTTGGCAGGATTGATAATCTGGGCAAATACCAGCAGATAACTTATCAGTATTTCTGCATTCAACGATGCTGAATGCGAAAGTACCAGCGAACCTCCATACCACATAGCCAAAACAACTATTGCCGTACCAAGAAACTCAGTCAACGGGGTAGCCAGATAAGTGCGGCGATACACTTTATTCATCAGATTGGTATAGGAAACATTGAGCGAAGTAAAACGTTCCTTCATTTTTTCTTCTGCGGTAAATGCCTTCACTATGCGCATTCCTCCAAGCGTTTCATCAATTATTGACAACAGTCCGCCTACCTTTTCCTGTCCCCATTTGCTTCGTTTACGGAGATTTTTTCCCAATCTGCCTATCACCAAGCTTGTAAAAGGCAACAATATAAACACAAACAACGACAAGGTTGGGCTAAGTACTACCAGAACAACTAAATAAATTGCAATCGTCAAGGGATCGCGGAATAAAACCTCCAGTGAACTAAGTATTGACCATTCAATTTCTTTAACATCATTGGTCATACGGCTCATTATGTCGCCTTTCTTTTCGTCGGTAAAATAAGAAAGTGGCAGATTAAGTACTTTCCTAAAGATTTTTTCTCTTATATCCATCACTATTCCGTTTCGTATCGGAGCAAGGAAATACATGGCAAGATAACGGAACCATGTTTTAAAGAAAGTCATTATTACCACTATTATGCATACTATTCCCAGGGCAGATGCCTTTCCGTTGCTGATTACCATCTGACTCAGGAAGTAATAAAAATGCTGTTTAATAGAAGTCGTTGAGAAACTGAATTCTCCTACATGGGTAACCAAATCCTGCTTATCGAAAAGAATTTGCAGAAACGGGATAGCCATCGTAACGGAAAACAAAGAAAATACTACGGACAGCACATTAAACAAAATATTCAATGATGCGAGCCCCCAGTAGGGATTCACATACTTAAGGATTTTACCTATTTCTTTCATTCAATAATTAATTAATTTTGTATCCCATATAATTAAATGGGGTAATGGCTTTGAGTTCTTCTTTTAATTTTTTAGAAATGGAAATGGAATCAATAAAATTGTCTATTAACGCTTTATCTACTTTTTCGTGGGTACGGGTAAGTGCCTTCAGCGTTTCGTAGCCGTTGGTATAGCCTTCCCTGCGAAGAATGGTTTGAATAGCCTCAGAAACTACCGCCCAGTTGTTTTCCAGGTCATGATTAATGGCTTCCTTGTTCAGAATAAGTTTGTTCCATCCTTTAATAAAGGATTTGATGGCAATAATACTATGTGCCAGAGGTACACCAATATTTCTGATGACTGTAGAATCAGAGAGATCACGTTGTAAACGCGAAACGGGTAATTTAGCTGAAAGGTGTTCAAAAATGGCATTGGCAATACCTATATTCCCTTCAGCGTTTTCAAAGTCAATGGGGTTTATTTTATGGGGCATGGTAGATGAGCCTACTTCATCGGGTTTTATTTCCTGATTAAAGTAATTTATAGAAACATACAACCACAGGTCGCGGTTCAGGTCGAGCAAAATGGTGTTGATACGTTTAAATGTATCGAAAAATGCACCAAAATTATCGTAATGTTCAATTTGTGTGGTAAACTTTTGTCGTTCCAGTCCGAGATCGTTTTTGACAAAATTATCAGCAAAAGTAACCCAGTCAATCTGGGGATAAGCTACAATGTGAGCATTAAATCCGCCTGTTGCCCCGCTAAATTTGGTTGAAAATGGAATTAGTTTTAAAAACCTGACCTGGTTCTTCAGTCGTTCGGCAAACACCATAATTTCTTTGCCCATTGTTGTGGGAGTTGCCGGCTGACCGTGTGTACGACCTATCATTGGTATATTTTTCCAGTCCTTGC
Encoded proteins:
- a CDS encoding YihY/virulence factor BrkB family protein; the protein is MNIFKKWVIALQKLVIVFGESKVVSFVINTSKKMVIPGFDRIPLYDVTVFFIRGLQKGSLTTRAASLSFTFFLALFPAIIFFFTIIPYIPVVSFQETLLNLLKEVIPGNAFDAVKATVEDIILRQRGGLLSVGFILALYFSTSGVNSIITEFNNTYHTIETRNWFITRLISIFLVVLISTLIIIAIVLITTGAFLLNFLEEKQILTNSFTLVMLELGRWVVVIALIFFSISFLYFFAPAKRTKFRLFSAGSTLATLLSLATTLGFNYYVSNFSKYNTLYGSIGTLIVVLLWINFNAIVLLIGFELNASILNAKKNKNH
- a CDS encoding ABC transporter ATP-binding protein/permease — protein: MKEIGKILKYVNPYWGLASLNILFNVLSVVFSLFSVTMAIPFLQILFDKQDLVTHVGEFSFSTTSIKQHFYYFLSQMVISNGKASALGIVCIIVVIMTFFKTWFRYLAMYFLAPIRNGIVMDIREKIFRKVLNLPLSYFTDEKKGDIMSRMTNDVKEIEWSILSSLEVLFRDPLTIAIYLVVLVVLSPTLSLFVFILLPFTSLVIGRLGKNLRKRSKWGQEKVGGLLSIIDETLGGMRIVKAFTAEEKMKERFTSLNVSYTNLMNKVYRRTYLATPLTEFLGTAIVVLAMWYGGSLVLSHSASLNAEILISYLLVFAQIINPAKSFSTARYNIKKGLASADRVNEVLNSDDKIVEKPDAKPVSGFSQMVEYRNVSFKYEKEYVLKNINLKVEKGKTIALVGQSGSGKSTLVDLLPRFYDVDEGGIYLDGISIRDYKIADLRCLMGIVNQEPILFNDTIYNNIAFGAENVTYQEVEAAACIANAHDFIMNTEEGYDTNIGERGQKLSGGQRQRISIARAILKNPPILILDEATSALDTESEKLVQDALSRVMENRTSLVIAHRLSTVHDADEICVLHEGEIVERGTHDELLKNNGIYKKLYSLQVFE
- the purB gene encoding adenylosuccinate lyase, which encodes MELTTINAISPVDGRYRKNVEGLAYYFSEAAFINYRVFIETEYFIALCRLPLPQLADVDTKYFETLRQLSRDFTFKDAEDVKEIEKTTNHDVKAVEYYLRKKFDQIGLGKYKEFIHFGLTSQDITNSAVAYSFKLFLNDVLLPFYEEVITKLTQKGKDWKNIPMIGRTHGQPATPTTMGKEIMVFAERLKNQVRFLKLIPFSTKFSGATGGFNAHIVAYPQIDWVTFADNFVKNDLGLERQKFTTQIEHYDNFGAFFDTFKRINTILLDLNRDLWLYVSINYFNQEIKPDEVGSSTMPHKINPIDFENAEGNIGIANAIFEHLSAKLPVSRLQRDLSDSTVIRNIGVPLAHSIIAIKSFIKGWNKLILNKEAINHDLENNWAVVSEAIQTILRREGYTNGYETLKALTRTHEKVDKALIDNFIDSISISKKLKEELKAITPFNYMGYKIN